The Arthrobacter sp. OAP107 DNA segment TGCGGCGGTCACCGAAGCCGGGAGCCTTGACGGCCACGGACTTGAAGGTACCGCGGATCTTGTTGACGATCAGGGTGGCCAGCGCCTCGCCCTCGATGTCTTCGGCGATGATCAGCAGCGGCTTGTTGGACTGCATGACCTTCTCGAGGACAGCGACCAGTTCCTTGACGTTGGAGATCTTGGAGTTGACGATCAGGATGTACGGGTCCTCGAGGACCGTTTCCTGGCGCTCGGTGTCCGTGACGAAGTAGGCGGAGATGTAGCCCTTGTCGAAGCGCATGCCTTCGGTGAGCTCCAGCTCGAGGCCGAAGGTGTTGGACTCCTCGACCGTGATGACGCCTTCCTTGCCCACCTTGTCCAGGGCCTCGGCGATCAGGGCGCCGATCTCGTCGTCACCGGCGGAGATGGAAGCCGTGGCTGCGATCTCTTCCTTGGTTTCGATTTCCTTGGCGGAGTTCAGCAGTTCAGCGGTGACAGCTTCAACGGCCTTCTCGATGCCGCGCTTGAGGGACAGCGGGTCAGCGCCGGCCGCAACGTTGCGCAGGCCTTCCTTGACCAGTGCCTGGGCCAGGACGGTAGCGGTGGTGGTGCCGTCGCCAGCGACGTCATCCGTCTTCTTGGCAACTTCCTTGACCAGCTCGGCGCCGATCTTCTCGTAGGGATCGTCCAGCTCGATCTCCTTGGCGATGGAAACACCATCGTTGGTGATCGTGGGGGCGCCCCACTTCTTTTCGAGGACGACGTTGCGGCCACGCGGGCCCAGGGTGACCTTGACGGCGTCGGCGAGGATGTTCAGGCCCCGCTCAAGACCGCGGCGTGCCTCTTCATCAAATGCAATGATCTTGGCCATAACGGCAGTAGTCCTTTCGGGACAGTCGTTAAGAAGGAACCTCGCTGCGGTGCCCGCGACGGACGATCCTTTCCGCGGGCCTCTGTATGCCCAACAGTCCGGATCTCACCCCAACCAGGTGTTTCTTTCGCTCCTTGCGCCGCCGCCGGGGTAGTGCCGGCCGGAACCGGACGACCCTTTAGCAGTCGGCACGCTGGAGTGCTAATCAATAATTAGCACTCCCCCGGGGAGAGTGCAAGCAGATGAGCTTGTTTATCCCGTGAACGGGCGGACTTATTCGCTGCCAGCGATCAGCCGGCGGACCTGCCCGCCGCTTCGCTGCCCCTGAGCCTGGCCTTGTTGTCGGCGCCGTAGGTGAACACCATGTACTTCGCCGCGGTGACGTCGCCGTTCGCGTCGAAGCGGACGGGGCCTGACTCGCCGTCGTAGTCAATGACCTTCCCGTCCCGGATGGCGGCAAGGCAGTCTTTGTATGTCGAGCAGACTGTCGGCTTCGCCGACGGGGAGGCAGCCGCGCGGCTGCCGGAAGTGCCGCCGGAGACGGAGATGAGCGTCCCCGCGATGGAGGTACCGGCGTCGTCCTCTGCGGCTGCGGCGGCCAGGGCCGCGAGGTTCACGGCATCGTAGGTCTCGGCCGCGAACGTCGTGTCCTTGAGTTTCGCATCGATGTCCACGAGTTCGGCCTGGA contains these protein-coding regions:
- the groL gene encoding chaperonin GroEL (60 kDa chaperone family; promotes refolding of misfolded polypeptides especially under stressful conditions; forms two stacked rings of heptamers to form a barrel-shaped 14mer; ends can be capped by GroES; misfolded proteins enter the barrel where they are refolded when GroES binds), producing the protein MAKIIAFDEEARRGLERGLNILADAVKVTLGPRGRNVVLEKKWGAPTITNDGVSIAKEIELDDPYEKIGAELVKEVAKKTDDVAGDGTTTATVLAQALVKEGLRNVAAGADPLSLKRGIEKAVEAVTAELLNSAKEIETKEEIAATASISAGDDEIGALIAEALDKVGKEGVITVEESNTFGLELELTEGMRFDKGYISAYFVTDTERQETVLEDPYILIVNSKISNVKELVAVLEKVMQSNKPLLIIAEDIEGEALATLIVNKIRGTFKSVAVKAPGFGDRRKAQLADIAILTGGQVIAEEVGLKLETAGLDLLGKARKVVVTKDETTIVEGAGDADQIAGRVSQIRAEIENSDSDYDREKLQERLAKLAGGVAVIKAGAATEVELKERKHRIEDAVRNAKAAVEEGIVAGGGVALIQAGAKAFANLQLQGDEATGANIVRVAIDAPLKQIAFNAGLEPGVVVDKVRGLPAGHGLNAATGEYVDLLAAGVNDPVKVTRSALQNAASIAGLFLTTEAVVADKPEKSAPAVGGGDDMGGMGGF